Part of the Arachis hypogaea cultivar Tifrunner chromosome 6, arahy.Tifrunner.gnm2.J5K5, whole genome shotgun sequence genome, ACacgttttataaaaaaaatcaaaattttaaattcgattagtctcaattaattaaaaatcagAAACAATCAGATATAAGAAACTTCATGGAATTGAGGAAGAAATTAAAGCTAgcagaattttgtgattaatTATACATTATATTGTAACTTGAAACAAACAATCAGATATAAGAAAatgtgacatatatatatatatatatatatatatatatatatatatatatatatatatatatatatatatatatatatatatatatatatatagtggttGTTCATATAAAATGTATGCATAATCATAGACACAAACCCTAGATTATTACTTATTAAGTAGTagtttaatacaaaataaaaacgCATATATAGCGATAAACCCAAAAGCATAAAAAAACAATGATCAATAATGAAGATTTCGGTTGATGTCGTCAGCAATAGCCTCAGCATCAAATTTGACACCAAACAAGCCTCTTCTTGAAAGTCCAGCACAGTATAATCCATGTTCTCCCTTCCAATGCTTTGGAAATGCATTCTTTGGCATTCCATCTTCGTTTAGAACATACTTGTAATTATCCtattcaattaaataattaattaagtaatataataataataataataatcaactcaatttaattaattaattattatattctcACCTTCAACCATTTGTTAGCCACGCTTTTATATCCAGTGGCAAACATAATTGCATCAAATTCCTTCTCCGTGTTGTTTCCAAATATGACTTTGTTGTTCTCAATTCTCATTATATGAGAAGGGATAACCTGTTATATATGTTTTAATTTGTTGGTATAAGAAATTAcataaatgaattaaaaaatatgaatgatttaaaaaaatacctTGATTGAACCGTCTTTAATCTTGGCAATGGTTCCAACATCAAGAATTGGAGACCGACCAGCAGCTTCCTTGAGATAGAATGGTCCCTTATTTGGACGACGAATTCCAAATGGAGAGAGATCACCAAATTTAATGTTTGCTACAAAAGTGATCACACTGTCCACAATATTTACCGGCAAATATTTCAGCATGCGCATACCTTGATGGATTAGTTCTTTGCTCACCACATGAACCTACAATTGCAAATTCAAAATCactaattcaatttttattttacattattttctgaattttttacTGTTGAAATTCAACACATGATTATggcaaataataaataaataaataaatctgttTGAAAGACATATAGACAGAAGACATGTTTAAatgaagtcaccaaaaaaaaaaacatgtttgaatgagttttttaaattttttttttaaattttagaaaagtaaaaataattttatatttaaatattttatacaattttttttatttatcaattatatttggatataacaatatagaaatatgtttttttatttattatataaaaaatatatatgttttttaaattttaaaaaaaatgtaaattaaaacttaaagattttttatttttatcaatttaatgacACTCAGACAACCACATAATATAAAAGAACTATTTAATGCATTGATGAACTTTTGTGTATACAattgtatatttatattaaatcaaAAGGATTCAATaggatttaaattaaaatttatttctatatatatataggaatgacttatctattaattatgttggtgtataaaaatatgtttttgtttatttattatatgaaaaatatatttatttttttaaaaaaatatctttttaaaaaagatgtaaattatcttctaaaaaactatatttttttctaatatttttactttattactaaaaatttatcaaaaatattaaaaaagatttttattaaaaagagattttttttatcaatttaatgacACTCAAACAACcacacaatataaaaaaattatttaatgcaTCGAAAAACTTTTGTGTTTACAATTGTATTAAATCAAAAGGATTCAATaggattttatattttaaaaataaagaagcatagatacaattaaaatttatttcaatatatatacgAATGACTTAGATACGAAATTAAATTACCGGATTTCTCATGAGAATTGAAGTTTTGGCACCAGAAATTTGAAGATCATATGCAATTTCCATTCCAGAATTGCCGCATCCAACAACCAAAACCTCTTTTGATGCAAATATAGAACCACTTTTATAGTGTTTGGAATGCAATATTTGTCCACTAAAAGTGTCTAAGCCAACCACATTTGGAATATATCCTTCACTATTTTCACCTGTGGCTATCACAACATACTTTGCCCTATAAACCTCATCAACCACCTTCTCCATATCCCCTTCTTTAACCATCGCCTTTGCCTCAATCTTCCACATCTGTTCGCCCTCGTCGTACGTGGCCGACTCCACTGTCCGGCAGTAGCGAGGGCTAATCTCGAAACGTTCGACATATCTGTCGACGTATTCGAGAAAACAAGACTTGGAGGGGAAGGTAGGGTAAGAAGGAGGGTAAGACATCAAAGGTAACTCACAAAACTCTTTGGCCAAATGAAGGTTTACTCTATCATAAGCATGCTTTCTCCAAAGAGAAACATTGCAATCCTCTTTCTCAAGTACTATGTGACTAATTGAGTATTGCTTAAGGCATGCTGATATTGCAAGCCCTGAAGGTCCACCACCTACAATTACCACTGTCgtttcctccattttttttccctCTAAACTTTGATGGTTAGTTATGTAATGTGAAAGaattgaggggtttatataattTACTTGGAGATGCTAAAGGATCCTATTTGTTCATGCATGAAACAAATATTTTTGGTAAGATATTTAGCCAGGATTTGGTAATAAAAATGTGCTACATATACTTTTGCTAAGGATGGAAACAAATCTGGactatttgatatatttttaagcaataataatataacaaaaatattatgtatgggAATCTTAAAAATTACCTGTAATATTAgtcaatatgtatttatatataactatatatatattaatttatttttaatatatattttatataaatagctGTTTGAATAActgattttgtttttatatatataatataattgataaTATAATAAAGTAGGTTAAAAGagataacataaaaattttataattttatctatctatctatcaacttaatatactaaaattagatttttctccAACTAATTAAAGTGAGATATTAATTCTTCgtgaactcttttttttttatctgaaaTGAAATTATTCTTTTTCGATATAATAAtgacatttattattatttattattatcaattctttttatttttatttttttatttattaaaaatctctttattttaaaaaaatatctttattataattatgttacaattaatatttaataaataatgcatgaatatactaatttagaaaaatatctttattataattataaaaaagatcTAAACGGTACACACTACAcacattatatattttaaaaaagtaaaacatattttaaaaaggactaggatatcaataataaattgtgattgatatcaatattaataattaattcttataattatttttttactattaaagattatatatagtattttttttgtgattcataaatataaatttaagagtcaaaagtattttattttctaatgtgttattttttttattattttatagaataagaataaaataattaaaaaattattgatcaATCTCATTAcaaagaaataaatttaaattaaatactaaaataattgcCAAATATTGTTTACCttcaattagttaataaatttaattttaattaatatatgagtcCGAGGAAAGAAGAGGTGGATACCCTCATTTGGAAGCATGTTTCGCGGTGCTGTGTTTGTgctaaggttctgaaaatcgaaccggtcatcgaaccacTTTAGTTACTAGTTCATTAGTTTATAGGTTTAACATAGTCAAACCgaaaaaattgtatataataaaataataaataaataataaataaatacactaaaaCTATATGATCTTATCAATTTACGAATTTAAAAGTCTTTTTAAAACACTCAAAAAATATGTTTCCGATCACTTTTGTCATCATCGTCTTCAGCTTTACACTTATCACTCAATTAAAAAATCCACAACCCTAATCttctgattttttttgaaaaaataaaatcccATTTAATAAGGAAACTATAGCTGTAAGTAATTGAGAATATTTGTGAGACTCAACACCAAGACATGGAACAAGTATACATATAAAGCAGTACCAAACAATCCAATTCTCAATTCCATGAATCATAAATAAAAATGTGTCTAAATTTCTACAGAATCAATCAAATTCAGCATTAAAAAACATCAAAAACCAAATTTTGCAGTTAAAGAAtgaagtaaaaaatattagaaaagagAGTGGCTTGAACCACCGTCTTCTGCATCAGAGAAATACaatgtcatcatcatcatcactcccAAGACCTCCAACAACAGCATCATCttcatgatttccttgctctaaaTCAATAACATGGGACATCTGCtgtttgttaattttttgaaagcatcaatttggtttaaaattaaaatacagcaATAAATAATCACCCTATAGGCTTAAACTctgaaattaataaatttatcaaCAAAAATTCCAAAACAGCGtactcataaattaaaaaaacagcAGCAAAAGAGTAACAAATCCATTTTTAGCAATAATTTTGACAacacaaaattaatttctttgattgatttCACATTCAAAAAATCACTAATAAGATTCAAAACAGACTCAACAGAGCAATAACAATACAATCCAATTACAATATCACAGCAACCCACTACCCAATATCTCAACTAACAACATCCAAAcaattaatcatttaatcatgCTTCAAGCAAACAGTTTttcaacaattaatcatgctTCAGCCTTCAAGCAATagcttcaacaattaatcatgcttaaagcaatcagcttcaacaattaatcatTTAATAATGCTTCAAATGGGTATTGACCCGGTCTGTATGCGAATGGTGTTGCTGAATAAAATGATGAATGTAGAACCAACAATTATTCAAACTTCAAGTAATAACAGCAAGGTTTATAAGTTAGaaccaacaattaatcatacttcaacaattattattacaacAAATTTGGTTTATACCTAGGGTTAGTGGAGGATAGGAAAGAATGCAGATCTGACAGCAACAGAGACAGTGGCTGGGGTGGAAGGGTCGAACAGAGCTGGCGCCGGTGGGAAGACACTCGCGACGGCAACTGGCGCTGGCAGTGGCTGCGATTTTGATGACTGAAAGGAAAGGTAGCTGAGCGAACGGAAAGCTGGCGGAAAGGAACTTGTGACGGTGAGTGACTTCCACGGACCTTGCGACGGCGGCGGTGGCTGGACGGAGGTTGCGCCGGAAGCTCGAGGTGGACAGTGGAGACTGGAGACGCCGGAACTGAAAGCGAGAGGTGACTGGTGAGCATGGAGGGCTGAGGCTCGAGAGTGTGCTGTGGGTGTCTGGGTGAAAGCCAAACACTAGGGTTCCCTTTTAGCTGCCAAGTCAAAACGCAGCGTTTTTCACAGTTTTGGCAAAATTTCAAAAACCGGCCGGGTCACgattcggttcgaccgaccggtttTCGGCCGGTTCGACGGTCCAAATCCAGTTTTTGAATTTGACGGTTTTTTCTTTTGTCCGAGTCGTTCTTACTAACGGTTTTCGGTTCGACCGATTTGATCGACCGgttcgaaccggttttcagaacattggtttGTGCAGCAGCTTGGAAAGGACCTGAGAAGTAAGGGTATATATGGTCCGGTCTAGTCCGAAGATTCGGCCTGACCCCGAACACTTTAGAaactaatttagtgtgatttcatcgggtttagggttgGGTAAgaatctcaaaaatagacccagtCATTAgttcgggtcgggtccggaccATAACTCGGGTCACTCGAACTCGGCCCGGTGgctcggtcatcatacacaattaatattttgtgttattagtgatggatgatggctattcttatgtggaattaaaatattgtaaaccttaatattttgtgttattagttattataagattataagttaatgttttatgtttaaaatgcataagactttagactaatgcataatattgtgttatttgtattgatttaaatatttggtgttattagacaatattagtattgattatggttatgctttaattttagagaagaattggttcttgttatatttttttaaatgaattttactatatgaattgtgaaataatggttggagattaggtgatttttacatgctaaatACCCGGTTTTCATCCTGTTTTTATCCGATTTTTACCTAACCCGAAGATGCATgcgtaggtttcatcgggtctaagaTCGGGTTaggatttaaaaattaaactcgATCTATATTTCAGATCGAATATGAGTTAAGCCAAACTCAGTATGGCCCGACCTATGTACACCCTTGCTGAAAAGAAAAGAAGTTGAAAATCACAAATGTGGTTGGTGCCTTTTGTTATACTAGCGTTGccgctgatatatatatatatatatatatatatatatatatatatatatatatatatatatatatatatatttgagggGTTATCTAAAATTAAGGTGAATTTTGGTATAGACAAGTTTAAACGTTTTTGGGTGTGAGTTTTGGCTTATTTTTTGGGACGATGATTTATTCACTCTCTTTTGAACGGTAATGAAATActtaagttaataaaaattttaataaatttaaataaaattaaactaaaaaaatacataaatattgGAATAtctataaaataataaagtaagacttaattattttttgaataattttttaaaatcatgaataattatttttttacaaaatataaaattatttttatatttaatttagttattatctTAATGGTGATAATTGAAATAATGAGACATTtaacttgtttttcaaataaGGTCGGATACCGATTAAAATTTATATCCAAATCGATTCGACCTATGTAAATGAAGTTACGTGGGTTGGTTTTGTCACTATTAAACCAATCTTGTGTGGCCTAATTTCAAATGTAACTTGTTTATTAATAGAAATGTAGGTTAAGCTGAACcgaggattatatatatatatattgtttttgtgTTGTGTTTGTTTAATTGTTAGAGTTG contains:
- the LOC112757848 gene encoding probable indole-3-pyruvate monooxygenase YUCCA10, whose protein sequence is MEETTVVIVGGGPSGLAISACLKQYSISHIVLEKEDCNVSLWRKHAYDRVNLHLAKEFCELPLMSYPPSYPTFPSKSCFLEYVDRYVERFEISPRYCRTVESATYDEGEQMWKIEAKAMVKEGDMEKVVDEVYRAKYVVIATGENSEGYIPNVVGLDTFSGQILHSKHYKSGSIFASKEVLVVGCGNSGMEIAYDLQISGAKTSILMRNPVHVVSKELIHQGMRMLKYLPVNIVDSVITFVANIKFGDLSPFGIRRPNKGPFYLKEAAGRSPILDVGTIAKIKDGSIKVIPSHIMRIENNKVIFGNNTEKEFDAIMFATGYKSVANKWLKDNYKYVLNEDGMPKNAFPKHWKGEHGLYCAGLSRRGLFGVKFDAEAIADDINRNLHY